Proteins from a single region of Acidobacteriota bacterium:
- a CDS encoding response regulator transcription factor, which yields MIKILIVEDNAEMAMGLELNLKKEGYKVLKAATGEEALKRVFQDGPDLILLDVMLPGISGLDVCRELRQRSVSTPIIMLTAKGEELDRVLGLEIGADDYVTKPFGVRELMARIRVCLRRQSAQPQLSRYRFGNVEIDFDRYRATIGDRHVEFTQKEFDLLSYLIHNREVVVSRDRLLNEVWGYDSYPTTRTVDTHILKLRKKIEEDPSNPKFILSVYGGGYRFVG from the coding sequence ATGATCAAGATACTCATCGTCGAAGACAACGCCGAAATGGCCATGGGGCTCGAGCTCAACCTTAAAAAAGAAGGGTACAAGGTCCTCAAGGCCGCTACCGGGGAGGAGGCGCTCAAGCGGGTGTTCCAGGACGGCCCCGACCTCATCCTGCTCGACGTCATGCTTCCCGGCATCAGCGGGCTGGACGTCTGCCGCGAGCTGCGGCAGCGGTCGGTCTCGACCCCCATCATCATGCTCACGGCCAAGGGGGAGGAGCTCGACCGGGTGCTCGGGCTCGAGATCGGGGCCGACGACTACGTCACCAAGCCGTTCGGCGTCCGGGAGCTGATGGCCCGCATCCGCGTCTGCCTGCGGCGCCAGTCGGCCCAGCCGCAGCTGTCGCGCTACCGCTTCGGCAACGTGGAGATCGACTTCGACCGCTACCGCGCCACCATCGGCGACCGCCACGTGGAGTTCACCCAGAAGGAGTTCGACCTGCTCAGCTACCTGATCCACAACCGCGAGGTCGTCGTCAGCCGCGATCGGCTGCTCAACGAAGTCTGGGGCTACGACAGCTACCCCACCACCCGCACGGTCGACACCCACATCCTGAAGCTGCGCAAGAAGATCGAGGAAGACCCCTCCAACCCCAAATTCATCCTCTCCGTCTACGGCGGCGGGTATCGGTTTGTGGGGTAG
- a CDS encoding DUF2029 domain-containing protein, translating into MLNTGKPIPFRNFALFLFILFNCIVLITTIRIYQANYSHSNGILLPNNTLVGGDFICFYVAGENAKNNIHQLYDFEASHQRQRQIVGDNPVEELYLPFAYPPLVAKLFSLFSWLPFQQAYFAWLVFSLLLAGSSIALILSHTPLSNQMKSLFFLCAIAFVPFSVNCLAGGQTSCLGLLMFSLIYHFLKNNRDFLAGAALALSYYKPPLFLIFLVFVLLERRWRMLAGFATVAVVLISGSLHMLGFDGFLAYLKTASQYVYGQELLQGVQLPPDQGVGLFALITRLFARTPAAGNGYFVLFGAMLVALSHFWVNGKTGRERKSKDFDLQFSLQAALSVMFSVQLLYYDLTLLLAPMIISAAWILRERINKGYLLIVMGIIGLYLEFFFRSSLSRFEPFKMAPVALFLFCIGLLLVLCRKQTNYQSDYGQ; encoded by the coding sequence ATGCTCAATACAGGCAAGCCGATCCCATTCCGGAATTTTGCGCTTTTCCTCTTTATCCTGTTCAACTGTATTGTCCTCATAACAACCATCCGGATCTACCAGGCTAACTACAGCCATTCTAACGGTATACTTCTCCCCAACAATACGCTGGTGGGGGGAGACTTCATCTGCTTCTACGTTGCGGGGGAAAACGCAAAAAACAATATCCATCAACTCTACGATTTCGAGGCATCGCATCAGCGCCAGCGCCAGATTGTCGGAGACAATCCGGTTGAGGAACTTTACCTCCCCTTCGCCTACCCCCCCCTTGTCGCAAAACTCTTCTCCCTTTTTTCATGGCTTCCGTTCCAGCAGGCGTATTTCGCATGGCTGGTGTTTTCCCTGCTGCTTGCGGGCAGCTCCATTGCTCTTATCCTCTCGCACACCCCTCTTTCAAATCAGATGAAGTCGCTTTTCTTTCTCTGCGCGATAGCCTTCGTCCCTTTTTCGGTCAACTGCCTGGCGGGTGGTCAAACGTCCTGTCTCGGGTTATTGATGTTTTCCCTGATCTATCATTTCCTTAAAAACAACCGGGATTTTCTTGCCGGAGCGGCGCTCGCGCTCTCCTACTATAAGCCCCCACTCTTTCTCATCTTTTTGGTTTTTGTCTTGCTAGAGAGGCGCTGGCGCATGCTGGCCGGCTTCGCCACTGTGGCAGTTGTTCTGATTTCAGGCAGCCTTCATATGCTGGGTTTTGACGGGTTTCTTGCCTATCTGAAAACGGCCTCCCAATATGTTTATGGACAGGAATTGCTGCAGGGGGTTCAACTGCCACCCGATCAGGGAGTCGGCCTTTTTGCCTTGATCACCCGATTGTTTGCTCGCACCCCCGCTGCTGGCAATGGTTATTTTGTGCTGTTTGGGGCGATGCTTGTAGCCTTGAGTCATTTTTGGGTGAACGGGAAGACTGGAAGGGAGAGAAAGAGCAAGGATTTTGACCTTCAGTTTTCCCTGCAGGCCGCACTATCGGTGATGTTTTCGGTTCAACTGCTCTATTATGACCTTACCCTTCTTCTCGCACCCATGATCATCTCGGCAGCCTGGATTCTTCGAGAAAGGATAAACAAGGGGTATCTGCTAATCGTGATGGGAATAATCGGCCTCTACCTGGAGTTCTTCTTTCGTTCCAGTCTTAGCCGTTTCGAACCCTTCAAGATGGCCCCCGTAGCCCTGTTTCTCTTTTGCATCGGTCTTCTGCTGGTCCTGTGTCGAAAGCAGACAAATTACCAAAGCGACTACGGCCAGTAG
- a CDS encoding glycosyltransferase, which translates to MPGIFPKNVEVSVILPAYNAAFCVENSVSSVQRFLTSCSRSFEIIVVDDGSADRTSEILSALSIPELRVLRNDRNAGKGSAVARAMLVASGQCRIFTDIDLPYDLRAIPLAMELINRRDYHLVIGDRTLPGSNYFDDVSRLRNAASKIFSTFIRLAITGEVPDTQCGFKAFRGDVAEELFSQLRLKGFGFDVELLYVALKYNLEIRRIPVRYTSSSSTTVNPWTDGVMMLSSIIPLPLYWRMGRYKSEKLEKLGMVRYWP; encoded by the coding sequence ATGCCTGGAATTTTCCCCAAAAACGTCGAAGTCTCGGTGATCCTTCCCGCCTACAATGCGGCGTTTTGCGTAGAAAACAGCGTTAGTTCCGTCCAGCGGTTTTTGACTTCCTGCAGCCGGTCGTTTGAGATCATCGTCGTTGATGACGGGAGCGCTGATCGGACCTCTGAAATATTATCCGCACTGAGCATTCCGGAGCTACGTGTATTGCGAAATGACCGGAATGCAGGGAAGGGGAGCGCCGTCGCGCGCGCAATGCTTGTGGCAAGCGGCCAGTGCAGGATTTTCACTGATATCGATCTTCCCTATGATCTTAGAGCCATTCCTTTGGCGATGGAGCTTATCAATCGCCGCGATTATCATCTGGTGATCGGTGACCGGACCCTCCCCGGATCGAATTATTTTGATGATGTAAGCCGGCTGAGAAATGCGGCATCCAAAATATTTTCAACATTTATAAGGCTTGCGATCACGGGTGAGGTTCCCGATACCCAGTGCGGGTTCAAAGCATTCAGGGGGGATGTGGCTGAAGAACTTTTTTCACAGCTCCGGCTGAAGGGTTTTGGCTTCGACGTTGAATTGCTCTACGTTGCTCTTAAATATAACTTGGAAATTCGTCGAATACCTGTGCGTTACACGTCATCTTCGTCAACGACCGTCAACCCCTGGACGGATGGGGTGATGATGCTGTCTTCGATTATTCCGCTTCCGCTGTACTGGCGGATGGGGAGGTACAAAAGCGAGAAACTTGAAAAGCTGGGGATGGTCCGCTACTGGCCGTAG